In Narcine bancroftii isolate sNarBan1 chromosome 7, sNarBan1.hap1, whole genome shotgun sequence, the sequence taatttgaacttgagaatcaTTGATAGTGTTTAACAgatatttttccaaaatttttctaaactagagCAAGTTCAGAatttgtgaaccaaagaagcttCACCAATTTTGCATATATCTCagtaaaaatgagacaatttaactttagacgtatatactctatggaccactttaaattgcaacaaacggTATTGTGCACAAAAGGagggtacagtacaactccgattatctggaATGGTTGAGACCAGGCCTATGTAGGATAAACAGTTTTATCGGCGAACCAGTGATTTTTCTTATAAACACCCCAGTtgcaacagaaaatcacttgtaaTAGTATTCAAACAACAAAAAACATCAAAGGAAGGCTttataaacattaaaataatgtttaattttcactcAAAGTATGCCGACTGCTGCCATtcaccaacacctcctcactgAGGCCGTGCGGATGCCAGGAGTtggaggtccctgctcctgcccggagCCTGATGTCCtcagtcagtttggctctgaaagaaTTTCTTATAAATAaggatttttgattttttttttggatattgagtatttcagagaatccgatttaggtaattggagttgtactgtctTAATCAGACTACAAatggaatcccaaacctcatctgaAAATGAAATTCAAATTCTTTTCCCAATTGTTCTTCATCTTAACTAGTGAGGCCATTCTTAAGTCCAGCAACTTGttaaaaataattgatattgaacCTTAATGAGAAAgctgtaaatcaaaaagtaaatcaagaatatttgcctcaGGAATTTATGCAGTCTTTgattgaacaaaatgcctaacttaTAAATGTCTTCAAAACAAGTAGAGTTTGTAAGTTAAATTTTGCCACCAATcgttcaaaggaagcaaaattgtttcaaataaaaaggtctttaaaacatttaatacctaatCTATGTCAGTCCTTAAAAACAGTATCTAGCAAAGAAATTTGAAAAAGGTGGTTACATGTAATAGAAAAACCCTGAAATCCAAAAAACTTtccaaattgtgcccatattctcaaatcGTGTCTCATTATTGTATTTTCCTCTCTAtcccattctcctgtcttctcaccataacctttgacgtccttactaatcaagaacctatcaactctgctttaaatatacccaatgatatATTCTCCAGGGAGTGTGGCGacatattccacagattcaacaccTGTGACTGAAGAAAttgctcctcatctctgttccaaagaaaTGATTTTTTAATTCTGAGGCCTATGCTATCCAGTCCTAGACACTACAcctctggaaacatcttctccaagtCCATTCCTTCCAGCCCTTTTAATGTTTGGTAGGTTTCAGTAAGATACCCCCTCATCCTTCCAAACTCTCGCAAGTACATGCCTGAGCCACGAAACACTCCTCGTATGTTAACCCTCTATCCttgggatcattcttgtaaatatctgaaccctctccaatgtcaacacatACTGAGATAAGGGGTGCAGTTTTGctcgcaatactccaaatgcaatCTGACCAATGCCCTACAAAGTCTCCACATTACATCTCTGCTTTTCTACTCTGTCCCTCTCAAAATTAACATGAGCCTTGCACTGACTCTACCTCCCCGTTAACCTTGAGAGAATCTGGCACAAAGACTCCCAGGCCCTTTGAACCTTCAGTTTCTGAATGATATCCACATTTAGAAAAAAGTGCACGACcatacacttccctactctgtattccatctgccacttctctgcccattctcttcATCCATTTGAGTCCCTGTGCAGACgccctgcttcctcaacactacccgccCCTCCACCTAACCTTGTgtccatcagcaaacttgacaCAAAGCCATAATTTGTGTTATCCAAATAACGTATAGAGTGGTTTCACCCCACTTATTTGCAGTTTCGCTTTCCACAGTTAGTTACCCGTGGTCTGAAACTGATCCAACTACCCTGCTCTCCTCCCACacccccgtgtcagtccccactctgatcccgcGGCCCCGTGTctgtccccactctgatccctacttacaaataaaaagtttacaggtatgCTACAGTTTCcaatatagctttgctaagtatataatatggtgttcgcacaacgtTCCCGTTGCATAACGCCCAATATTCCAGAACGTATTGTGGATATTAGGGCAGCACGTAACCTTTATAGGGTTCAGTACTATCTGCGGTATTAGCCTTCTGCTGGGGGTCTTGAAACATATGCCCTTTAGGTAAGGGGGGACCACTGTAACGTGAAAACAGCAGACCCAGGGTCTGGGAGGGTTgcggagggtttaaactagctttGCAGAGAGAGGGAAATCATAATGGGAGCAAAGAAAATAGGATAGCAGCGAGACGGAGTTACAACAGAGGAAGGAATTAATAGTAAAGAGGGGGTCAAAAACGACATAAAGGGAAGGCAGGTGAGCAGACGGGAGAAAGAGCTGTTCAACAGGAATACAGCACAAACTACATCGATGATGGGCTTACGGGCACTTTACTTATAAATGCACAGAGCATCAGATGACCTGGTCGCTCAGATTCAACTAaaaaggtatgacattgtggctattACTGAAACATGGCTCAATGAGGCGAGTGATTAGGAGCTCaatatccaaggatacacagtctataggaaagataggagggtggaggtggagggggggggcccTGATGATAAGGaatgacattaaatcattagaaagaagggacatagggtttAAAGTGGTAGAATcagtatgggttgaattaagaaatgcaggcccccaaacagcagccgggAAGTGGACTATGAGACACAGATAGAAATACAAAGGGCATGTCACAAAGATATCAAaataattgtgggagattttaacatggcagCGAATTGGGAAGGACAGGAATTTACGGGATCACAGGAGAATGAGGTTGTAGGAAACCTAAGAGATGGATTTTTTGAAgagcttgttgagaagcccatCGGGGGATCCTCAGTTCTtgattgggtcatgtgcaatgaacctgaggtcgTTAGGGAGTTCAAGGTCTTAGAACCTCTAGGAACCAGTGACCATAACAGGGTCGAATtcaatttaaaaaggaaaaaaatgttttcagatgtatcaatttttcagtggaataaaggaaattacgaTGGTATGAGGAAGGAACTGgctcaagttgactggaaaagcaaactaatcggaggaacagagcaggattggaagatgttttttgcaagtaataaaagGCCTGGAGGagagatatattccaaggaaaaggaaattagtcCAAGAAAAGATGGAACCATTGTGGCtgacaaaagaggtgaaggccaagataaaagcaaaggggagggcataGAAGGAAGCTCaaattagtgggaaatcagaggactgagATTCCTATAAAaaattacagaaagagacaaagaaagtcataaggaaaggaaagatgagttatgaaagatcggcaaacaatatagaaaaagttttttaaatatataaagaataaaagagaaacacgtgttgacataggaccgatagaaaatgatgctgtggaaattataatgggttacaaagatatgtcggaagaattaaatcaatattttatgtctGTATTCGCCATGGAGaacattagtaatatccctgacagacagAGGCTTTTGGGATTAGagttggatacagttaagattactagagaaattgtggtaggtaaattgaatggattaaagatagatCAGTCTCCCGGACCAGTCGAGGTACACCCggtggttttgaaagaggtggctttggagattgtagatccattggtgacCATCTTCTACTCTGTCCCTCTCAAAATTAACATGAGCCTTGCACTGACTCTACCTCCCCGTTAACCTTGAGagaaatcaatagtctctggTGTGGTTCTGGGGGATTTGAAGGTTGCGAATGTGGTTCTGTTGTtcaagaaaggtgggaaacagaatAAAGGGAACTCTAGACGTACAagtctgacgtcggtggttgGGAACCTATTAGTCGAttctcaaggatgaggtgatgaagtacctggagatgcatgaaggataggtccaagtcagcatggtgtttaaagggtagatcctgcctgaccaacctattagagtattttgaagaaatctcaggtaggatagacaaaggggaggctgtggatatatatttggattttcaaaaggcttttaataaggtgccgcatgttaggctgataaataaggcgaaggcccatggaattacagggatactattagactggatagagaaatggctgataggcagaaagtaaagggttgaaattgagggatcccgttcaggatggctgcctgtaacaaggagtgttccgcaggggtcggtattgGTGCCACTGTTGTTTACAATTAAcaatttggattgtggtataaaTTGTTtcgtggccaaatttgcagatgacactaagatagatggcagagcaggaagtgttgaagaaactgtaaagttgcagaagaatatagacaaattgggagactgggcaaaaatatggcagatgaagtacaatgttgtgAAGTGTTCGGTTCTGCAGTTTGgctgtggaaataaacaggcagagaactatctggatggggagaaaattcaatccttggaggtgcaaagagacctgggcctCCTTGTGCAgagaaatctaaaagttaatgcctaggtgggattggtagtgaagaaggcgaatactatgccagcattcatttcaagaggtatagtGTTTAATAGTAGAGGTGTTAATAAGACTCTTTGgaaaactgtgtacagttttgggccccctatcttacaAAAGATGCGATGttgttggaaagggttcagaggaaatttactaggatgattcccggaatgcaacaGCTGGCGTAtggggagcgtttggcagctcttgggttgtattcattggagtctaggagaatgagaggggatccttGATGGgtggtgaatcgaggacaaggggttatagtcttaaaattagaagttatccatttaaaacaggaggacgaagaacttctttagtcagagggtcatgaatctggaactcactgccacacaaagcagtgaggccagatcactgggagtatttaaacaggagatggatatctcattagtgagggtatcaagggatatggggaaaaggctgcaaattggaactaggtgtgagcatagttcagcttagtgtagagtcacagaacagactcgatgggcctagtggcctgcttctgctcctttaacgtGATCACTGGATACAGAATTGACTTGCCCAGAGAAGTCAGAGGATGGTTGTGGATGGTtcgtattctgcatggaggtcagtgactggttGTGTtctgttccgatctgttctggtACTCgttctctttgtgatttttataaatgccctggatgaggaagtgaaagggtgggttagtaagtttgcagatgacacaatagtgGGTGttgttgtggatagtctggatGGTTACAAAGGGACATTGGTAGGATGCAAAGCTGGTCTGAgaagtggcaggtggaatttagcCCAGAAAAATGTGAGGTGGTTCATACTGTGTTAATAGGAGGTCTCTGAACAGTGTGGgtgaactgagagatcttggggtccacatccataggacactcaaagctaCTGTACAGGTTCGTAGGTTGTGTGGTTCAAAAGaggtatggtgtgttggccttcattaatcatgcGATCGAGTTCAAGAACCATGAGGaaatgttacaacaatataagACCTTGGTAAAACCCCACTTGGAATGACAGGAAAGATGTAGatggtgtagagaagatttacaacagtggttctcaacctttatctttccactcacataccactttaagtattccctatgccatcgggtctctgtgattagtaagagattacttacaatcatatgtgagtggaaagaaaaggtttgaaaaccactgtttaatcatAGATagttgactcgttctgtgcacggtttcagaactccaaaggaaatgggccaatgaccatttttctcaagccaaatctttcagtaacaattgggtctagagcagtgatcctcaaccttcccttcccactcacatcccaccttaagcaatccctgaccaatcacagagccccgatgacaTAGAGAATACATAAAGTGAGgggtaagaaaaaggttgagaaccactgatttacaaggatgttgcctggattagagagcgtTTCTTCTGAGGAAAGGTTGAGTGATCTTGTtctttttctccttggagtgacagaggatgaggggtgactgatagaggtatacaagatgatgagaggcatcaatcgtgtggatggccagaggccttGACCTAGGGCTATAATGGTTATCATgagagggcatagttttaaggtgtttgggagtaagtacagggggatgTTCTTCGTaatgagtggtgggtgcatggaatgggctgccatccgCAGTGGTGGAGGCAGTGACAGCAGGATATGTGGACAGTATGTGGACACTGATAGTTATGCAGCTGGAAAAATCTAGGCCTTGATCAGGTTATCATGTCAgctcaacactgtgggctgaatcACCTGGAACTATGCTATAGATTTCTAGAGTCGAACACTACTAGTCACCGGCAGCCAGCCAGAAAAAATCCCTCTTTGTTCCCAGTCTTTGCCTCTGGGAGTCAGCCATCCATGCTGGTACCTTTCACGTAATACCACGGGCTCCAGTCTTGTTCAGCAGCCTCAAATGCATcggcttgtcaaaggcctttggaATATCCAAGTTAACAACGTCTATTGGGTCTCCTttgtcctcaaagaattccaacagatttCTCAGGCAAAATCTTCCTTGGAAACCATGCTGATTCAGCCTGTTTTATCGTCTACCCTGCCTCCAGAATCTTGGCAACCACAAATTGTTGAAGATATTGGTGAAATTTGTGTGCAATTTGGTCACCtttcaggaaagatgtcaatgagATTGTAAGAGTGCagcaaagatttaccaggatattgccaagAATTGAAgcatgaattacagggaaaggttaaataggttaggtctttattccccgACGCGTCACTCGGAGAGCAGTGAGACTGGATCGAGCTGGCACGCAGCTGGTGGGTACAGGTTTGATTGCAACATTTAaacaaaatttggacaggtacatggatgacagggctatggtccgggtgcagggaaatggggcaacttggcatggactagaggggctgaagggcctgtttctgtgctgtagtgttctatggctcaCTGAAGTTGGTCTAACTGGCCGAAGAAGTCCTGTCATTTGACCACCTCCCTTTTTAGAGGAGAATGAcgtttgcaattttccagccctCTGGAACCATTTCTGACTTTAGCTATACTTGAAATTTTGATTCCAACTTATTTGTTCAGAATCTCTTCCTCATTCAGAAGCCTTGGGTATAGTCCACATCATCCAGATGACATCCACCTCCAGCCTCTTCAGCTTCCCAAACACCTTCGCCTCAATAATAGTGACCCATACTCACTTCTGTCTCTTGACTCTCTCAAATTTCTGACCCATTACGggtatcttccacagtgaagactaacAGAAACACCTATTTagttcatctgccattcctttctTCCCATTATTACTTCTCCAATGTCATTTTCCAATGCTCTGATGTCCACTCTTGCCTCTTTGcctaatttaccttcatatttCATCTTCTCCCTTTTTGCTTTTTTGTTGTCTTCTGTTGGTTTTTCAAAGCAACCTCATCCGCCGGCTTCCTGCTAATTTTTGCTACCATTTGCCCTCTCCTTGCAGTTTGgctgtctctgatttccctttGTCAGCCACGCTCCCTTTAGAATGCTGCTCCTTTGGGAAGAAACAACCTTGCATCTTCTGAATTCCCAGAAACTCTTGCCATTGCTGCTCTCCTGTCTTCCCTGCTCAGGTCCCCGACCAATCATCTTTGGCCAGCTCATTGATTCTGCCTCTAGAGTTACTTTTATTCAACTCGAACACCAACAAACTGCAGTGTGGCTTCTATGGTGTTGTGATCACTGACACCCAATGCTCCTTTGCCTTTAGCTTCCTAATCAGATTTGGTTCATAATCAGATTTGGTTCATTGCGCAGCATACCAAATGCagaattttccccaggggctcgaCCACAAGCTGCTCCATCCTCCACGGTGTAGCCCCGTGTTTTAGAGGGACTTAACGTTACCACCTTTTCTTTACGATATGTTCTTGTCTTTAGTTGAAGACTAGCATGGATGAAGTGGGGCATGTGGCTACAAAGTTGTGTATTATCATGAAGATCGAACCTCAGGATGTGTGTTCCCAAGCTATTAAACTCTTTGAGCGCGATGTGATTATTGCCTGGATTGATTCCATCCTAAAGCCATCAGAGATTTGTGGGCTTCTGCTGGGAAGTGACTGTGGTCATTGGGATATATACTCAGCCTGGAACGTGACTCTCCCAGACACACCAAAGCCACCTGTGGTTCCCCCAAAGCCACCCCGAGCGGGGGCACCAGTAACTCGGGTTCTGTTCCTGACGGACATTCACTGGGACAAGGATTACACCCCAGGGAGCAATCCTGACTGTCAAGACCCACTGTGTTGCCGATCAGGTTCAGGACCAGTTCCACCACATCAGAGAGGAGCTGGCCAGTGGGGCGAATACAGCAAGTGTGACCTGCCACTGCGTACCATTGAGAACCTCCTGCAGCACCTCCAGTCCCAACATTACAACATGGTCTACTGGACCGGTGATATCCCAGCACACAATATCTGGCAGCAGACTCGGAGTGATCAAGTCCTGGCCCTCAACACCATCACTCAACTCATCCATCATTACCTGGGCAATGTTACAATTTACCCCTCAGTTGGCAACCATGAGAGCTCACCCGTCAACAGCTTTCCCCCACCCTTCATCCATGGCAAGGAGTCTTCTGACTGGTTGTACAGTGctatggtggatgcctggaaggaGTGGTTGCCCCAGGAAGCCCTCAAAACCCTCAGGTAAGGGGAAGCCATTTCCTGGGACTAGAAGGGAACACCTATCAACGTATTCTGGTGCCTGAAaacatttacaaggatgttgctggaactcGGGGGATTTGAGTTATAAGTAGACGatagtttgggactttatccctggAGAACAACGCTGAGCTGTGATCTTCCAGAAGTTATGAGGGGCAAAGATAGAATGAATGGTTACCAGCAGGAAGagtgtctaaaactagaaggaatagatttaagttgagaggggtGAGCTGAGGGGCTCTGTCCTCAATCAGTGGGTGGTGagtatatggaatgagttgctggaggaaatGGGAGAGGAGGGGCACTTACTAGATTGAAAAGacttttggacaggttcatgtgaaagatttggaaggatatgggttaaatgcAGGaacattcttttattgtcatgaatgaatACAAAATAAATGTAAGATGCACAAAATTTGTTCAGTTTTGTCCGCAGCAAGGCAAAGAGTCGCTGTTAGT encodes:
- the smpd1 gene encoding sphingomyelin phosphodiesterase isoform X2; its protein translation is MMAMAVRVLVLCLGLGLLSPGAETRPQRPPAVPSPLLALAPRLSRANVTCWACKALFTLLDMALKLKTSMDEVGHVATKLCIIMKIEPQDVCSQAIKLFERDVIIAWIDSILKPSEICGLLLGSDCGHWDIYSAWNVTLPDTPKPPVVPPKPPRAGAPVTRVLFLTDIHWDKDYTPGSNPDCQDPLCCRSGSGPVPPHQRGAGQWGEYSKCDLPLRTIENLLQHLQSQHYNMVYWTGDIPAHNIWQQTRSDQVLALNTITQLIHHYLGNVTIYPSVGNHESSPVNSFPPPFIHGKESSDWLYSAMVDAWKEWLPQEALKTLRRGGFYTVKVQPGLRLVSLNMNFCSHENFWLMVNSTDPAGQLQWLINILQEAEENGDKVHIIGHIPPGHCLKSWSWSYYRIVSRYEGTIAAQFFGHTHVDEFEVFYDADTLSRPLSVAFIAPSVTTYINLNPDSLLVHKNVQLTSNTCLCLRTGADFCCYIGT